One region of Fragaria vesca subsp. vesca linkage group LG4, FraVesHawaii_1.0, whole genome shotgun sequence genomic DNA includes:
- the LOC101310110 gene encoding uncharacterized protein LOC101310110: MEMAMELEDDLFFADLTKQISLLIMDDDDQDPIASCPSVSLQAFSCAIHQPAQVPAYVYEQSCKRETKGTGVFIPQSTVPRRKQNRQGKYTNAYNNTKSQSRSQLADQRNRKMVSQLPSDFAFRARNGRE; this comes from the exons ATGGAAATGGCCATGGAGCTTGAAGATGACTTGTTCTTTGCAGACTTGACTAAGCAAATCTCTCTTCTTATCATGGATGATGATGATCAAGACCCTATTGCCTCTTGCCCCTCTGTTTCTCTTCAG GCTTTCTCTTGTGCAATTCATCAACCAGCGCAAGTGCCTGCTTATGTGTATGAGCAATCTTGCAAGAGAGAAACCAAAGGAACTGGAGTTTTTATCCCGCAATCGACAGTGCCGAGAAGAAAGCAAAACAGGCAAGGGAAATACACTAATGCATACAACAACACAAAATCCCAAAGCAGATCACAATTAGCTGATCAGCGCAACAGGAAAATGGTTTCCCAATTGCCTTCAGACTTTGCTTTTAGAGCAAGAAATGGCAGAGAGTAG
- the LOC101309820 gene encoding 3-ketodihydrosphingosine reductase-like, which translates to MGDLNLSFLSLLILPPAALLLLLYIIVRPRPATVPIKNRHVFITGGSSGIGLALAHRAASEGARVSILARSLNKLEEAKNLIQLSTGIDVAVFAADVRDYDALSKAVEAAGPIDVLVVNQGVFVPGELDKQGLDDVRFMVDVNLMGSFNMIKAALPAMKKDREERGPGSIAIMSSQAGQVGIYGYTAYSASKFGLRGLAEALQQEVIADNIHVSLIFPPDTDTPGLTEETKKRPQLTSIIAESSGAMKAEDVAKKALDGIKSASFIVPCNFEGRMLSIATAGLSPQRSFIMAFVEVLAASVIRIVALGFQWNWYTSILKWHGQNRSM; encoded by the exons ATGGGGGACCTCAATCTCTCCTTCCTCTCTCTCCTCATCCTCCCCCCTGCCGCTCTCCTCCTCCTCCTCTACATCATCGTCCGCCCCCGCCCCGCCACTGTCCCCATCAAGAACCGCCACGTCTTCATCACCGGCGGATCCAGCGGCATTGGGCTTGCCCTGGCCCACCGCGCTGCCTCCGAGGGTGCCAGAGTCTCCATCCTGGCCCGCTCACTTAACAAGCTGGAGGAGGCCAAGAACCTCATCCAGCTCTCCACCGGCATCGATGTCGCAGTGTTTGCTGCCGACGTCCGCGACTACGATGCCCTTTCAAAGGCGGTCGAGGCGGCAGGCCCGATTGACGTTTTGGTGGTCAACCAGGGAGTGTTTGTCCCTGGGGAGCTGGATAAGCAGGGATTGGACGATGTCAGGTTCATGGTGGACGTCAATTTGATGGGTAGCTTTAACATGATCAAAGCTGCTCTGCCTGCAATGAAGAAGGACAGGGAGGAGCGTGGACCGGGTTCTATTGCTATCATGTCGTCGCAGGCCGGTCAGGTGGGGATCTACGGCTACACAGCTTATTCCGCTAGCAAATTTGGGCTTAGGGGTTTGGCAGAAGCTCTGCAGCAAGAGGTCATTGCGGACAACATTCACGTTTCACTGATTTTCCCTCCGGATACTGACACTCCTGGACTCACTGAAG AAACTAAGAAGAGGCCGCAGCTGACCAGCATTATTGCCGAATCATCTGGTGCAATGAAAGCCGAGGATGTTGCAAAGAAAGCTTTGGATGGAATCAAGTCTGCTTCCTTTATTGTGCCTTGCAACTTTGAAGGGCGTATGTTGTCCATTGCCACTGCCGGGTTGTCGCCCCAGAGATCATTCATCATGGCATTTGTAGAGGTGCTTGCTGCTAGTGTTATACGGATAGTTGCTCTGGGATTTCAGTGGAATTGGTATACAAGCATACTCAAGTGGCATGGACAAAACAGAAGTATGTAG
- the LOC101310403 gene encoding NEDD8-activating enzyme E1 catalytic subunit-like produces MVESTVQQSRSRDLDKLLLRPGNLIGSNFEPGPGLRDDLKEYVRVLVVGAGGLGCELLKDLALSGFRELEVIDMDRIEVTNLNRQFLFRLEDVGKPKAEVAAKRVMQRVTGVNIIPHFCRIEDKELDFYSNFSIIALGLDSIEARSYINSVACSFLEYDADDKPLEETVKPMVDGGTEGFQGHARVIMPGMTPCFECTIWLFPPQVKFPLCTLAETPRTAAHCIEYAHLIKWHEVQSGETFDPDDPGHMKWVYDEATKRAELFGIPGVTLSLTQGVVKNIIPAIASTNAIISAACALETLKIASGCSKTLTNYLTYNGAQGLHTKVTEFVRDKECLVCGPGVLIELDTSVTLEKFIELLEEHPKLLLSKASIAHRGKNLYMQAPPVLEEMTRSNLSKSLYDLMGKIPKDVVHATGTTDKNDKKTSVVRKLRVAFKGVDGITDMETAAGGA; encoded by the exons ATGGTGGAATCTACAGTCCAACAGAGCCGATCGAGGGACCTCGACAAGCTCCTCCTCCGACCCGGCAATCTCATCGGATCCAACTTCGAACCCGGCCCAGGA CTGAGAGATGACCTGAAGGAGTACGTCAGGGTGTTGGTGGTCGGGGCCGGTGGCTTGGGCTGTGAATTGCTCAAGGACTTGGCTCTTTCTGGGTTTCGAGAGCTCGAGGTCATCGACATGGATCGCATTGAGGTCACTAACCTCAATCGTCAGTTCCTATTCAG GCTTGAAGATGTGGGAAAGCCCAAGGCTGAGGTGGCGGCGAAACGAGTGATGCAAAGAGTTACTGGGGTTAATATCATTCCCCACTTTTGCCGGATTGAGGACAAAGAGCTTGACTTCTACAGCAATTTCAGCATTATTGCTCTTGGTCTCGATTCGATTGAGGCTCGCAGCTACATCAACTCTGTTGCTTGTAGCTTTCTTG AGTATGATGCTGATGATAAACCACTAGAAGAAACTGTCAAACCTATGGTAGATGGTGGGACTGAAGGTTTTCAAGGACATGCTAGGGTCATTATGCCAGGGATGACTCCATGCTTTGAGTGTACAATCTGGCTTTTCCCCCCTCAAGTGAAGTTTCCTTTATGCACACTTGCAGAAACCCCTAGAACTGCTGCTCATTGTATTGAATATGCTCACCTAATTAAATGGCATGAG GTACAGAGTGGAGAGACTTTTGATCCAGATGACCCTGGTCATATGAAGTGGGTATACGATGAG GCTACCAAGAGAGCTGAGCTATTTGGTATTCCAGGAGTTACATTGTCTCTCACTCAG GGGGTTGTGAAGAACATCATACCGGCTATTGCTTCCACAAATGCGATTATATCAGCTGCATGTGCACTAGAAACATTGAAGATTGCATCTGGATGCAGTAAAACTCTAACGAACTATCTAAC GTATAATGGTGCACAAGGTCTCCACACGAAAGTGACAGAGTTTGTCAGGGACAAAGAATGTCTTGTATGTGGGCCAGGTGTTCTAATTGAGCTGGACACCTCAGTTACTTTGGAAAAG TTCATTGAGCTACTTGAAGAACACCCTAAATTGCTGTTGTCAAAAGCAAGCATTGCGCATAGAGGGAAGAATCTGTACATGCAAGCACCACCTGTACTGGAAGAGATGACCAGATCAAACTTAAGCAAGTCTCTCTATGACCTAATGGGAAAAATTCCCAAGGATGTTGTCCATGCTACTGGTACTACTGACAAGAACGACAAAAAGACTTCGGTTGTGAGAAAGTTACGAGTTGCTTTCAAGGGAGTTGATGGAATTACAGATATGGAGACTGCAGCAGGCGGGGCATGA